From one Chanodichthys erythropterus isolate Z2021 chromosome 3, ASM2448905v1, whole genome shotgun sequence genomic stretch:
- the LOC137016609 gene encoding galactose-specific lectin nattectin-like, whose amino-acid sequence MALWTVYLSLGLLVALNASVETRPVEKNKDCGTCETGWTAYGCRCFKFFSSRYSWDGAEFGCLNNKGNLASVHSHDEYIFIQKLVRQTTHASTPAWIGGHKGFYRWFWSDGTQMNYRIWSPGQPSNGTVELCVEMNSVHGNWNDVNCKENRPYVCVK is encoded by the exons ATGGCGTTGTggactgtctatctgtctctcgGTCTTCTGGTCGCTTTGAATGCTTCAG tgGAAACGCGTCCTGTTGAAAAGAATAAAGATTGTGGCA CCTGTGAGACAGGATGGACTGCCTATGGATGCAGATGCTTCAAGTTTTTCAGTTCCAGATACTCGTGGGATGGAGCCGAG TTTGGGTGTTTGAACAATAAAGGGAACCTTGCTTCTGTACACAGCCATGATGAGTACATCTTTATACAGAAGCTGGTTAGACAAACAACTCATGCATCAACACCTGCCTGGATCGGAGGCCATAAGGGT TTTTATCGTTGGTTCTGGAGTGATGGAACCCAAATGAACTATCGAATATGGTCTCCTGGACAACCCAGTAACGGGACAGTTGAGCTCTGCGTTGAGATGAACTCTGTCC ATGGCAACTGGAATGATGTGAACTGTAAAGAAAATAGGccctatgtgtgtgtgaaatga